The genomic interval GCGGGAAGAAGTTCGGCGGGAAGAAGTCCTGACCGCGGGAGGAGGCGGTTGCGGCGCGGGGGTGGACGCCACCGGGGCCGCTCCATAGCTTCCTCCATGAGCAACGAATCCACCGAGAACCCGCACGCGGGCAGCGTGCCGACCGAGAAGAAGATCGACGAGCTCTACGGGCTCATCGCCGAGATGGAAATCGCGTTGATGACGACCCGCCGGCCCGACGGCCGGCTGGTCACCCGCCCCATGGACACGCAGGAGCGTGGCCCCGACGGCGACCTCTGGTTCGTCACGGATGCCTCCGCCGAGAAGGTCGCCGAGCTGGAGCACGACGATCACGTGTGCCTGGGCTACTACAACGGCAAGACCCGCGAGTGGGTCTCGGTGAGCGGCACCGCCCGCCTCACGCGAGACCGCGAGCGCATCCGCGAGCTGTACCAACCCGACTGGAAGGCCTGGTTCCAGGACGAGGGCGGCGACCGCGACGGAGGACCCGACGACCCGCGGCTGGCGCTGATCGTGGTCGAAGCCGATTCGGTCCACTACATGAAGGCGGAGCACTCGCGTCCGGTGCAGCTCTTCGAAGTCGCCCGGGGCGTCGTCACCGGAAGCCGTCCCGACGTCGGCCGCGAGGAAACGCTGTCCGCGCAAGACCTGGCGGGCCGCTGAGCGGGAGGACGAGGACGGTCGCCGTGGTCCCCGACCGCCGCGCGGCCGATCGCGGTCGGCATCGGTCGGAGCGACACGCTCAACCGCCCGCCGGCTTGACACCCGAGAAGCCACGCTCCCGCAGCAGCGAGACGAGCGCTTCGCGGTGGTCCCCCTGCACCTCGAAGCCGTCGCCGCGGAGCCCGCCGCCGGCGGAGACGCTCGCTTTCGCCGCCTTCAGCAGGCCCGCCAGGTCGCTGGCGTCGGGATCCAGCCGCGTCACCACCGTCACCCACTTGCCCCGGCGCCTCTCCCGCCGCACCCGCGGCTCTTGGTCCGCGTGCCGCAGGACCGCCCCGCTCGCGTCCCTCGGGCACGCGCAGCCGCCGATCGCCAGCCCGCACGCCTGGCAGGTGACCGGCCGCTCCAGCGGGGTTCCGTCGAAGAGTCCCATGCGGGGACGCTACCGCCCCGGGGGCGGGCCGGCCGATCTCGCGGATCGCCGGGCTTGCGGGTGCGGAGCGGGGGCCGGCCAGGAGCCGCTCCGACCCCGGCGTGCGCGGTGCGGGGCTCGGCCTCGCCGCGGCGGGCCCGGGGAGCGACCGCTGCCGGAGGCTGGGATTTCGGCGCTCCCGGGGTTACGGTGGAGGCCGGCTCCTTGGCCCGGGGAGGCAACGCCAGCCCGTGAAGCCTTTCCGAGGGGGTCGGATCCGCGGGGAATCACTCCCCGGCTCTGAAAGGAGCAACGCATGGGATTGTTGAAGAAGTGTTCTGCCGAGGCCGTGGGGACGTTCTGGCTGGTGTTCGGGGGCTGCGGCAGCGCGGTGCTCGCGGCGGGGTTCCCCGAGGTCGGGATC from Phycisphaera mikurensis NBRC 102666 carries:
- a CDS encoding pyridoxamine 5'-phosphate oxidase family protein, producing MSNESTENPHAGSVPTEKKIDELYGLIAEMEIALMTTRRPDGRLVTRPMDTQERGPDGDLWFVTDASAEKVAELEHDDHVCLGYYNGKTREWVSVSGTARLTRDRERIRELYQPDWKAWFQDEGGDRDGGPDDPRLALIVVEADSVHYMKAEHSRPVQLFEVARGVVTGSRPDVGREETLSAQDLAGR
- a CDS encoding translation initiation factor, with product MGLFDGTPLERPVTCQACGLAIGGCACPRDASGAVLRHADQEPRVRRERRRGKWVTVVTRLDPDASDLAGLLKAAKASVSAGGGLRGDGFEVQGDHREALVSLLRERGFSGVKPAGG